In Paraburkholderia flagellata, a genomic segment contains:
- a CDS encoding MarR family winged helix-turn-helix transcriptional regulator, which translates to MDHYTTRNFMLTESVGFRIVKARNLVVAEMDAALKDLDITGQQMGILLSLKQGVATTPFELSKLLGIDTGLMTRMLDKLETKGLLERSRDADDRRVVNLHLTAKGQETATQIPEVAPHVLNARLRKFTKAEFVELNRLLRKFTDD; encoded by the coding sequence ATGGACCACTACACCACGAGAAATTTCATGCTCACGGAAAGTGTCGGCTTCAGGATCGTGAAGGCGCGCAATCTGGTCGTCGCGGAAATGGACGCGGCGCTCAAGGACCTCGACATCACGGGCCAGCAAATGGGTATTCTGCTTTCGCTGAAGCAGGGTGTGGCGACCACGCCGTTCGAACTGTCGAAACTGCTCGGCATCGACACGGGCCTGATGACGCGAATGCTGGACAAGCTGGAAACCAAGGGTCTGCTGGAGCGTTCCCGCGACGCAGACGACCGCCGTGTGGTCAATCTCCACCTCACGGCAAAGGGCCAGGAAACGGCGACGCAGATTCCGGAAGTCGCGCCGCATGTGCTGAACGCGCGCCTGCGCAAATTCACGAAGGCGGAGTTTGTCGAGTTGAACCGCCTGCTTCGCAAGTTCACAGACGACTGA
- a CDS encoding efflux transporter outer membrane subunit encodes MKPQTSESSIGARTLKLGVSAIAMAALAACANYAGIHSDAKMAQPQQFETAQSLPQEQGHWPSADWVDQFGDAQLKALIAEALQGSPTIAQAKARVAQAQAYSETAKAGTLPRVDASYTLTRQQFSSTALIPPPYAGSWQTENKGLLTASYDLDLWGKNREALRAAVSETAASEADEEVVKLTLDTSIARTYNELARLYALRDIAQAEVTRREQIDSITAARIATGLDTQVERKTAQANLATSRSRVSALDGSILTTRYQLAALMGKGPDRGLAITRPTLGVGDEVRLPDNLPADLVSRRPDIVAARWRVDAITHEVKEAKAEFYPDINLSAALGLDAFGFGRFLTAASRTASVGPAVHLPIFDGGELRAQLKGRYAEFDYAVAAYDQTLIGALSGVATQLAQIRSSDAQLVDAQTAQQAARDADQLAITQYKGGLTNQLTVLNADVTALNADEAIANLKMDRRDQQIALASDLGGGYVDTSADTGHRADVAAQPNPQANSVIAAAR; translated from the coding sequence ATGAAACCGCAGACTTCTGAATCAAGCATTGGTGCCCGTACGCTGAAGCTGGGTGTATCGGCGATCGCAATGGCCGCGCTGGCGGCATGCGCAAACTATGCGGGCATCCACAGCGACGCGAAGATGGCCCAGCCGCAACAGTTCGAAACGGCGCAGAGTTTGCCGCAAGAGCAGGGCCACTGGCCGTCCGCTGATTGGGTCGACCAGTTCGGCGACGCGCAACTGAAGGCGCTGATTGCCGAAGCGCTGCAGGGCAGCCCGACGATCGCGCAGGCCAAGGCGCGGGTGGCGCAGGCGCAAGCCTATAGCGAGACCGCGAAGGCGGGCACGCTGCCGCGCGTCGACGCCAGCTACACGCTCACGCGCCAGCAGTTCAGCAGCACCGCGCTGATTCCGCCGCCGTACGCGGGCTCGTGGCAGACCGAAAACAAGGGCCTGCTCACCGCTTCCTACGATCTCGATCTGTGGGGCAAGAACCGCGAGGCGCTGCGGGCAGCCGTTTCGGAGACGGCCGCGAGCGAGGCCGACGAGGAGGTGGTCAAGCTCACGCTGGACACCTCGATCGCGCGTACCTATAACGAGCTGGCGCGGCTCTACGCATTGCGCGACATCGCGCAGGCAGAAGTCACGCGCCGCGAGCAGATCGACAGCATCACGGCGGCCCGCATTGCCACGGGCCTCGACACGCAAGTGGAACGCAAGACGGCGCAGGCGAACCTGGCGACGAGCCGCTCGCGGGTGAGCGCGCTCGACGGCAGCATTCTGACCACGCGTTACCAATTGGCCGCGTTGATGGGCAAAGGCCCCGACCGGGGACTCGCGATCACGCGGCCAACGCTTGGCGTGGGCGACGAGGTCCGTTTGCCGGACAACCTGCCCGCCGACCTCGTGAGCCGCCGCCCTGATATCGTCGCGGCGCGCTGGCGTGTCGACGCGATCACGCACGAGGTGAAGGAGGCGAAGGCTGAGTTCTATCCGGACATCAACCTGAGCGCGGCACTTGGTCTCGACGCGTTCGGTTTCGGCCGATTCCTGACTGCCGCGAGCCGCACGGCATCGGTGGGCCCCGCAGTCCACCTGCCGATCTTCGACGGTGGCGAACTGCGCGCGCAACTGAAGGGCCGCTACGCCGAGTTCGACTACGCGGTGGCCGCCTACGACCAGACACTCATTGGCGCGCTGAGCGGCGTGGCCACACAGCTCGCACAGATCCGTTCGAGCGACGCGCAGCTCGTCGATGCGCAAACCGCGCAGCAGGCGGCGCGCGACGCTGACCAGCTCGCGATCACGCAATACAAGGGCGGACTGACCAATCAGCTCACTGTGCTCAACGCCGACGTCACCGCGCTGAATGCCGACGAAGCGATCGCCAACCTGAAGATGGATCGCCGCGACCAGCAGATCGCGCTGGCATCGGATCTGGGTGGCGGCTATGTCGACACCTCAGCCGATACCGGCCACCGCGCGGACGTAGCCGCGCAACCCAACCCTCAAGCCAATTCCGTTATTGCCGCCGCACGTTGA